A stretch of DNA from Peromyscus eremicus chromosome 18, PerEre_H2_v1, whole genome shotgun sequence:
GGCGGGGGCACGAGGAAACCCGGGGCCGGCGCTGGCAGCCCAGACTCCAAAATAACCGGACGGcgagtgggggaggggtgccgCGCACagacgcgcgcacacacgcaccgAAGGGTCCGGGAGCACCTCCAAGGGAGGCCGTCTAGTCGCGCCCTCCATACCagctcctccctcccatctctctctaCTCCGTGGGGCGTTAAATGGGATGAAGACAAAACCCTAAGCTATTGGGATCGTTCCTCCTCGATAAAGTAACCCATCCCTCCACTGGAAACCGAGAgatcccccccacacccccctccCGCCACTCGCCAGTCTGGAATGAATCTGGAATGTAGAACCCGCCCCGGCCCACGCCGCCCACGCCCTGCCAGGGCAAGCCACTCGCAAGTGCGGAACAGAGGGGCGGAGCTGAGGTTTCCAACTACAGGGACGTTGCCTCTGGCCAGGCCGCCACGCTCCCCACCACCCTTTTCCCCCCAAGGCCTACACAGCCCCCGCGTGCCcagtacccccccccccagccctcccagCCGTGGGCGTGCGTAATGGGAACCAGATGGGGCTAGAAGAAACGGAGGGGGTTGGGCTCCTTGAAGGCGTTCCTCCTCCACGGTGGGCTGTGTCGTAGACTCAGCCTAGCCTCTCCCGCACCTTCCATCACGCTGTCCGGAGATGTCCGGTAACGTAGGACCCCAGACAAGGTAGCCGCCTTTCCCTGGCTTGGCCACCCCATCGTCCAAGCCATAAGGCCTGGTCATCAGAAAATAGGGTGCCACGAATAGAGGAAGGCATGGCATCCCCATCCATGCCCTACCTAGCCAACCCCGACGTGCCTAATCGACGCTCGAGTAAGTTGTAGCCTCTAGTATAACCCACCTAGGTAAACTTCGACAACTAGatgcaagggagggagggaggcgacCAAGGTTTCTGAGGGCCGCCTCTTCAAATTTACAACTTGTAGGGCCAGAGAAGGGTGCTGAGACTCCGCAGGGATTCCTGCGCATCCCGGCGCTCACAGGTTTAACCCTAAGCGTACCATCTGGGGGAGCAGAGCAGGAGGCACCGCACCGCCGAGCCTTCGCCAACTTTTCACCGCTCACTTCTAAGCATTCAAACGAACGGCTCGGCGGCGGCGCGGCCGGAGCGTGGGCAACTGCGGGCGTCCGCGTTGTTGTTTAGACGCGTGTGCACGTACGTGCGCTCCTGTGTCTTTGTATACTTGTGCGTGGTTGTGAAACCGCGCTCTCGGCTCACGGGTAGGAGTGGTGCAGGGAGTAGGAATGTAGCCGGCGGGGCGCTCACGTGGGTACGTGGGCGCAGAGAGGGCCGGCTGTGCATCCGGCGTGGGCGGCGCGGAGCGACCTGCCCCGCCCGTTGGGTCCCcaagcttccccccccccctcccctccacagCCCAGCCTCGGTCACCTCGGTCCCCAACTTGGCGCCCGACTCTTGAGTCCCCGCCTCCGCCTCCTACTCcacaccttccccccacccccaagtctcCTCCCCTCCGTCTCCGCAGCAGCCTCTCGGAGGCCCGGAGGCCTGGGCTCCCACCCCCCGCCTCCGGTCCCAGCCCCCGGTTCTGCCCACGCCCTCCTCCCGCCAGCCCGGCAGCCAGCGCAGCGCCCGGCCTCGCTCCCCGTGCGTCCTGCGGGGGAGGAGGCGCGGAGAGGCGGCAAGCGCAGccggggaggtgggggcagaggcGCACACAGAGGCGCGGAGGCTCGGAGAGAGGAGACGTGGAGGGAGGGACGGAGCCCGGACAGCGGTGGACCGGGGACGCGCGCGCCCGGCAGAGCGCAGCGGGCAGCAGGCGCCGGGAACGGAGAGGGGAGGCACGGGTGATCCCTGGCCGTCCATGCACAGAGCACCCTCTCCCACAGCGGAGCAACCACCTGGCCGAGGGGATAACACTCGCCGGACCCCGCAGCCCAGACTCAAGTTAGTGAGCAAAAGGAGGTGTCGGGGAGTGGAGATGGGTGGAGCTGGACTCGGGACTGGGGTCCGGAGGGTGGAGGtcgaaaagaggacatgaagaagCGGCacgggggtgggaggtggagactgaTGGGAAAAGGGGGTGAGTGTTCAAATTAGGGGACCTTGGGAGCAAACAAAGACCCGATGAACCTGGAGACGATCGATAGAGTACTGCCTCGTTTTCCATTCCAGACTTGCTCAGTGGGCATGACCTGACACGGGAGCCCCCTGCAATGTCCCCAAGCGCCAGGGGAAGCTCCAGACCTTGATCTCACAACAGTGCGAGGGGTGGGGGCGCTTAGCTGGCTTAGTGGGTCACTGGAAGGGAGCGCGCCATCCCTAGGTCCGGGAGAAGGTGGTTCGTTTGGGGGGTGTGCTTCGGACGTCCCTTCTCATAAGTGACCACAGCGTAGGGAGGGGGTAGTCTCCGTGTGCAGACCCTTCCTCAAGAGGCCTTCAGCCGCTCCTGCACTCCCTTCCGAAGATCAGGGTGGAAAACGAGGGAGAAGAGAGTAGGCGGGAGCCCCCAGGCGGTTTTCGCCCACAGACGCTGCCGCCGTAGGAGTGTGTGGGAAGAACGGCCCCGGAGCAGAACAATCGAGGCTTCCCTCCCCCATTGCCTGAGAAGCAGAGAGGGGCTTGCTGGAGAGTGGGAAGGGCCCCACAAAGGGAGGGGAGCCACTGAAGGGTACTGGGCAGCCTGGAAAGTTGGGACAGATACTAGGAGGGTGCAGTAACTTCTAATCCCCAAAACGGAGGGCCGGGGAGCAAGGGTTCACTGAAAAGCCAAGGAAGAGGCCACACCCCTCCCTCTCAGCTACCCGGGCAAGGAGTAGAGCCCCTGGTTTCCTGAGTTAACTTTAATGTGGGATGTTACATTAAGTAATGTTGAGGCTGCTGAGTGTTTAGGGGAGAAGTAAGGACTGTAATTTGGGGGAAGATGGGTCTAGCCATTTCAGGGAAATGCTAGTGGGCCTCAGTGTTCAAGACTGTGCTGCCCCAGACCAGAAAGATCAAAGTGAAAGATGAGGGTTTTCCGGAGAGCTGTAGATAAAGCACCACTGGCTTTCGGTGCTTCTGGCTAGTCTGGGACGGCATGGGCATGGCTATGCCTCTGAGCAATGCTCAGTTCTCAGTGTGCTCAGCCTTGGGCACTGGGCAGAGTAAAGCATTCAAAAGAGAGCAGGgatgaggaggaggcaggaaagagaggaCAATTGTTAGTGTGGGTTGGTACCCAGCAGGGGCACTTGTACTCACTGCCTCtctcctgcccttccttctcAGGGCAAGTGCTCCAGCCATGGCCCTGCCTCGAACACTGGGTGAGCTGCAGCTGTATCGGGTCCTGCAGCGTGCCAACCTCCTTTCCTACTACGAGACCTTCATCCAGCAGGGAGGGGATGATGTGCAGCAGCTGTGTGAAGCGGGTGAGGAGGAGTTCCTGGAAATCATGGCACTGGTGGGCATGGCCACCAAGCCACTCCATGTCCGACGTCTGCAGAAAGCTCTGAGAGAATGGGCCACCAACCCGGGGCTCTTCAGCCAGCCTGTGCCTGCCGTACCTGTCTCCAGCATCCCACTCTTCAAGATCTCTGAGACGGCGGGTACTCGGAAAGGGAGCATGAGCAATGGGCATGGGAGCCCGGGAGAAAAGGCAGGCAGCACCCGAAGCTTTAGCCCCAAGAGTCCCCTTGAACTTGGAGAGAAGCTGTCGCCGCTCCCCGGAGGACCTGGGGCAGGGGATCCCCGGATCTGGCCAGGCCAGAGCACTCCAGAGTCTGATGTCggagcaggaggagaagaggaggctgGGTCACCCCCTTTCTCCCCACCCGCAGGGGGAGGAGTCCCTGAGGGGACTGTGGCTGGGGGGGTGGCTGCAGGTGGGACTGGGGGTGGTCCAGACCGCCTGGAACCAGAGATGGTACGGATGGTGGTGGAGAGTGTGGAGAGGATCTTCCGGAGTTTCCCCAGGGGTGATGCCGGAGAGGTCACATCCCTGCTGAAGCTGAATAAGAAGCTGGCTCGGAGTGTGGGCCACATCTTTGAGATGGACGATAACGACAGCCAGAAAGAGGAGGAGATCCGAAAGTACAGCATCATCTACGGCCGCTTGGATTCCAAGAGACGAGAGGGCAAACAGCTTAGCTTGCATGAGGTGAGGGCCTGGGTCCTCAGGACCGCCCTTAACTCCAGGGGTTCGGTCCCTTCGCCTCTGAGGATTCTGGCATTCTCAAGCTCTGTATCATGGTCCCCTTGGTCACCCAAGTTCCCCACACACCGGCCCCAGATGCTGCTTTACCGAAGGGGAAACAAGAAACAGTGAGCCCAACTGTTCAGCCCTGTGCTTCCGAAGGCCTCCCCAGACGTAGAGGCGGCCCTAGTCAGGATGCCGTGTCCCTACCCTACCCTCTAGCCTCAGGAagcctgggttttgtttttaaagcaagcaTCCTTTGGATGGGCCTCCTTTGGTAGGGAGGGGGTGAAGCGGGAGAATCGGGATTCACGCTGGCTACCCTCTTGCCACAGCTGACCATCAATGAGGCTGCAGCCCAGTTCTGCATGAGGGACAACACACTTTTACTTCGAAGGGTAGAACTCTTCTCCCTGTCGCGCCAAGTAGCCCGAGAGAGCACCTACCTTTCCTCCTTGAAGGGATCCAGGTGAGACCCCCTTTCCCTGGGCCGCCTTTGGTTGGAATCATGCCAAGGACTTGGAAGTCTCCCTACCTCGCAGCTCAGCTTGGGCAGCTCTGGGCTTGCCTCCCACCCACCCTGCCTGTCCTATGCCAAGTCAGCTTGTGTGAGGCCTGCTCTGTACTCCCAAGCCCCGCAATAATGACTGACTGAAGATTCCTGTTATCCAGCAGCTTTGTGGAGTTTTTAAGTAACGCCTGTTTCCTGGCCAGATTGTGTGCCCTGTGCATTCTGGGGCCCTCCCTAATCCCACCTTCCTTACTCTCTCCTAGGCTCCACTCTGAAGAATTATTAGGCCCACCACTGAAGAAACTGAAACAAGAGGTatggtgttgggggtggggagggcagggaaggacAGCCTACCCCAACCACAGCCTTGCTAAGACCTCATTTCCTAATTTTGGGCGTCCGTCCACAGGTTGGGGAACAGAGTCATACTGAAATCCAGCAGCCTCCCCCAGGCCCTGAGTCCTATGCACCCCCGTACCGTCCCAGCCTAGAGGAGGACAGCGCCAGTCTGTCTGGGGAGAGTTTAGATGGCCACCTGCAGGGTGAGTGCGTTACAAGTCCTTCAccttgggaggaggggggaagtggGTGGGCGGGTGGGTTGCAGGCGCGAGCTGGGAGTCAGCTGCCTGGAACCGGGCTGGCGGCTGGGAGGTCTGGCTGGACGGGGGCAGAAGGACCTACGGGAGTGAGTTGTCGGTTGAGGGTGGGTACCGTTGGCGGCAGCCCCTGACCTGACCAGTGCCCATGCCCACAGCTGTGGGGTCGTGCCCCAGGCTGACGCCGCCCCCTGCTGACCTGCCCCTGGCATTGCCAGCGCATGGGCTGTGGAGCCGCCACATCCTGCAGCAGACACTGATGGACGAGGGGCTGCGGCTCGCCCGCCTCGTCTCCCACGACCGCGTGGGCCGCCTCAGCCCCTGTGTGCCTGCGAAGCCGCCCCTCGCAGGTGAGGCAGCGGCGGCGGTGTGTCCCCGAGCACCCCAGCTACTCGCCCACACCGGGTCCTCGTTTTCTAGGACCGGAGGGGAGGCCGAGGAGGGgtacgacagacagacagacagaccgaccGGCAGCGGGGGCAAGCTGCCGTGGGGTCGTTTCCATGCGGGAGGGTCTGAGCCAGGTGGGGATCTTGGACGGGGAGCAGAGAACAGAATGAGGGGTGAACAGAGTCAGCAGCAAGGGGAGCCTGGCAAGAACAGCTTAAtgcagggggggggggtggagtcgCGGGGAGTTGTGGGGATAGGGTTCCCCAGCTTGGGAGCCAAGGAGCCCAAAGCTGGGCGCTTTGTGTGTGGCTAGGAAAGGAGTGGGCCGGCAGAGGGCCGGGCAGCCGCTGGGCTGAGTGTGACGCAGTAGACAAAGCCACCAACCCTGGCTTGGTATTTTTAAACTCTGcgtgggtggggagtgggggcggGGACTGGAGGGGGGGCTTTTTTTCTTGAGGGAGAAGCTGGGAGTCTAGCTTCCTGTGTTTCCCCTGATTTGGCTACCAAAAACTCCGGGGAGGAGGGGGCGGTATTTGTAGGGTGGGTGAGGC
This window harbors:
- the Nab2 gene encoding NGFI-A-binding protein 2; translation: MHRAPSPTAEQPPGRGDNTRRTPQPRLKASAPAMALPRTLGELQLYRVLQRANLLSYYETFIQQGGDDVQQLCEAGEEEFLEIMALVGMATKPLHVRRLQKALREWATNPGLFSQPVPAVPVSSIPLFKISETAGTRKGSMSNGHGSPGEKAGSTRSFSPKSPLELGEKLSPLPGGPGAGDPRIWPGQSTPESDVGAGGEEEAGSPPFSPPAGGGVPEGTVAGGVAAGGTGGGPDRLEPEMVRMVVESVERIFRSFPRGDAGEVTSLLKLNKKLARSVGHIFEMDDNDSQKEEEIRKYSIIYGRLDSKRREGKQLSLHELTINEAAAQFCMRDNTLLLRRVELFSLSRQVARESTYLSSLKGSRLHSEELLGPPLKKLKQEVGEQSHTEIQQPPPGPESYAPPYRPSLEEDSASLSGESLDGHLQAVGSCPRLTPPPADLPLALPAHGLWSRHILQQTLMDEGLRLARLVSHDRVGRLSPCVPAKPPLAEFEEGLLDRCPAPGPHPALVEGRRSSVKVEAEASRQ